A window of the Desulforapulum autotrophicum HRM2 genome harbors these coding sequences:
- a CDS encoding alpha/beta hydrolase: MACQLSEINIPSSTPGVDLFAKANPVTSPRAAVLIVHGLAEHLGRYDHVVDQLNNFGYTVYRFDNQGHGRSGGEQGFIDDFNQFIDDADILVERIIRENPGIPVFMLGHSMGGFITAAYGVKYPGKLTGQILSGAAVTVLPLFKPFQEIDFETEPRNKVPNELSVLICRDKSVVEAYDNDPLVLKETCQKLLGEVFINGATWLTQALAGYQYPCLILHGGDDRIVTPEASQYMYNTILSTDKTLTLYKGFFHEILNEPGNAKVIEDIHQWIDQRIQ, encoded by the coding sequence ATGGCCTGTCAATTAAGTGAAATAAACATCCCCTCATCCACCCCCGGGGTGGACCTGTTTGCCAAGGCAAACCCGGTGACGTCACCCCGGGCTGCCGTCCTCATCGTTCATGGCCTGGCCGAGCATCTGGGACGCTACGACCATGTGGTGGATCAACTCAACAACTTCGGCTACACCGTCTACCGTTTCGACAACCAGGGACATGGCCGCTCTGGTGGTGAACAGGGATTCATAGACGATTTTAACCAATTCATTGATGATGCAGATATCCTGGTGGAAAGAATCATACGGGAGAATCCAGGGATTCCAGTCTTCATGCTCGGCCACAGCATGGGAGGATTTATCACTGCCGCCTATGGGGTTAAATACCCGGGTAAACTGACAGGTCAGATACTTTCAGGAGCGGCTGTCACTGTGTTGCCCCTGTTTAAACCTTTCCAGGAGATCGACTTTGAAACCGAGCCCCGGAACAAGGTTCCCAATGAGCTGTCCGTCTTGATCTGTCGGGACAAGTCCGTGGTCGAGGCCTATGACAATGATCCCCTGGTGCTAAAGGAAACCTGCCAGAAACTCCTGGGCGAAGTTTTTATCAACGGAGCCACCTGGCTGACCCAGGCCCTGGCCGGCTACCAGTATCCCTGCCTGATCCTCCACGGCGGCGACGACCGGATTGTAACACCGGAGGCATCCCAATACATGTACAACACCATTTTATCAACGGACAAGACACTCACCCTGTACAAAGGATTTTTCCACGAAATTCTAAACGAACCGGGAAATGCAAAAGTAATTGAGGATATCCATCAATGGATTGACCAGCGCATTCAATAG
- a CDS encoding IS1634 family transposase has translation MAPKIERIDTIPLIIATLEKMNVQKTIDSIFIAHGNWIGLSYGQLTVLFVTYVLHSLTHHFYGVESWANQHKTVIERVTGWNVGEKDATDDRLGKLAQVFGENDEYISEFQIQMGQGIICAYQLPTKIVRYDTTAFNVYHDPESRKNGILEFGHSKDHRPDLLQFKQGLATLDPSGVPILSETLPGNRADDPCYFPAWQRMVKTIGNPDFLYIADCKAAALETRAAIDHEKGYYLFPLPMTGEIPRLIKELVLNPGQAFQEIVLLPKDEDQNERVVGKGFVVNQQMEKQLESGTVHRWQERWMVSLSNSHAQRRKKSFQDRLDKAESKLAKLKAKTNDSVDSFKLKAEKILQACNVEAYFHLEINDSVTLQKKYIGRGRPGPNTPFKMVEVLNLDLMVNRNEEAIEEFKALAGWRIFATNVDENSMTLNQSTQYYRDEWLVERGFHRLKKGHIPVLPLFLRLQKRIKGLMVMLTIALQALTLMEFVVRRELSKADEPIAGLVPGNPKMKTKRPTAERLLSQFDSLHLLIEEKGEKISGVVVEELTALQKRILTLLDLPEKTYDLSFVVGKKN, from the coding sequence ATGGCCCCAAAAATTGAGAGAATCGATACGATACCGCTTATCATCGCAACCCTTGAAAAGATGAACGTTCAAAAAACAATTGACAGTATTTTTATTGCTCATGGTAACTGGATCGGTCTCAGCTATGGTCAGTTGACGGTTTTGTTCGTAACCTATGTGTTGCATTCCTTGACCCATCATTTTTACGGGGTGGAATCCTGGGCAAATCAACATAAAACAGTTATAGAACGTGTGACAGGCTGGAACGTGGGTGAAAAAGATGCCACAGACGACCGCCTGGGGAAACTTGCACAGGTGTTTGGAGAAAACGACGAATACATATCAGAGTTTCAGATTCAGATGGGGCAAGGCATTATCTGTGCTTACCAGTTACCGACAAAAATTGTTCGCTATGACACCACGGCTTTCAATGTGTACCATGACCCAGAGAGCAGAAAGAACGGTATCTTGGAATTTGGTCACAGCAAAGATCATCGGCCAGATCTTCTTCAATTCAAACAAGGCCTTGCAACATTGGACCCGTCTGGGGTTCCCATTTTAAGCGAAACTCTTCCGGGGAACCGTGCTGATGACCCCTGCTATTTCCCAGCCTGGCAGCGTATGGTGAAAACCATCGGCAACCCTGATTTTTTGTATATTGCAGATTGCAAGGCAGCCGCCCTTGAAACCCGTGCTGCAATAGATCATGAAAAAGGATATTACCTTTTTCCATTACCAATGACCGGTGAGATTCCCCGTCTTATCAAAGAGTTGGTTTTGAACCCTGGGCAAGCCTTTCAAGAGATTGTGTTGCTCCCAAAAGATGAAGACCAAAACGAACGGGTGGTAGGCAAGGGATTTGTCGTGAATCAGCAAATGGAAAAACAGCTCGAAAGCGGAACAGTTCATCGATGGCAGGAAAGATGGATGGTTAGCCTGAGTAATAGCCATGCGCAGCGTCGGAAAAAATCGTTTCAAGATCGTTTGGACAAAGCCGAAAGCAAATTGGCTAAACTTAAGGCAAAGACCAACGACTCCGTAGATTCTTTTAAGCTCAAAGCCGAAAAGATATTGCAGGCATGTAACGTTGAGGCCTATTTTCATCTTGAAATCAACGACTCCGTAACCTTGCAGAAAAAATATATTGGTAGAGGACGCCCAGGGCCAAACACCCCTTTCAAAATGGTGGAAGTCCTGAATTTGGACTTAATGGTAAATCGAAATGAAGAGGCGATTGAAGAATTCAAAGCGTTGGCTGGTTGGCGGATCTTTGCAACCAATGTTGACGAAAACAGTATGACGCTTAACCAAAGCACACAATACTACAGGGATGAGTGGCTTGTAGAACGGGGTTTCCATCGACTAAAAAAAGGGCATATCCCTGTACTGCCTTTATTTTTACGTCTGCAGAAAAGAATCAAAGGCTTGATGGTAATGTTGACCATTGCCCTTCAGGCATTGACCCTGATGGAATTTGTCGTCCGCAGGGAGTTATCCAAAGCAGATGAACCTATTGCAGGGCTTGTTCCCGGAAATCCAAAAATGAAGACAAAACGCCCCACTGCAGAACGATTGCTTTCACAATTTGACAGCCTTCACCTTTTGATCGAAGAAAAGGGAGAAAAAATTTCCGGTGTCGTGGTTGAAGAATTGACGGCTTTACAGAAAAGAATCTTAACGCTTCTGGATTTGCCAGAAAAAACCTATGACCTTTCCTTCGTGGTCGGAAAAAAAAATTAG